TGATGCCCATGAGGCCcatttattgtatttatttcgacgtttaatttaatattgttattagaaaaaagaaatttaatttttagtaaaGATGAATCCACTATGTCTGACAAACTAACTATATAATGAgcttaattaaatgatttagtaaatttattaaattagtatcTTATCCAATAGGATTCTATATGTATTccaattctttctttctttttctattcctataatttaatttatttgacataTTAAGTAAGACCATTTTTAACTACTTGAACtaagaaaatttatttgatatatataagttGGATGGATGGATAGAATATAAACGAGTtactaatcaaataaaatttaacaaaataacaaGGGTTTGACAACCGTTTCATTATCAACCAGATTAATGGGATCAAATTTAGTGAAATGGATTTAAAATCAATGATTCATATTTCATTCaattctataaaatataaaaacttttaaAGAGTAGTTTcgaaaataacccaaatatgagGATTGTTATTACTTTTATTTGTCGGGAGTTCACCATATTTATTATGTCCAAAATTTTCTGACATCTCAACAATGGAGAGCGAAAGTAGAGCGAAAAAGTTGAGAATTGACGTTCATAAGCGACactaatgattttgaagtctcGTGTTTGTACCGTTTATTCTTGTCAAGTAATCTTGAAGTTGTTTCACACGATAATCAGACGATCGGATGTTGAATTCCGACAACGGAGTTTTGTATCGATTAATTATAGAATGTGTGGAAGAGGTGAATGCTGAGTACCAAATAGAGTAAAAAATTAGCCCGCGCATTTTGGcgacaaaaaattaaataagttataagtataaataaaatccCGATAAACCTCTTTTAAAATGGTTTACGTCCCAACATTCGAAATAATGTATTAAACCAAAAATTTTCGTGTTAGATTTCCGAAAGAATCATTTGACCGGATCGAATTTTGACAAGTTCAAAATATACCATATCGAAGTCAGAATTTGGAACCATCATCCACCCGTTTGTCAGtttaacaacttattttaaatgcaaaataatataaataaatttataataatattgagtGTTGGCAAGTATTGAGCCACGGCTTTATGGGGGCACCATTGTAATTATGGTGGAAAGTTGGATAGATTAACGAATAgtaagaaaaatagaaaatcGGCCTACTATGGCTTCCACTCTTTCTAGCTCCAGTATTCCGTTCCCGTTGCCGGGAAATCATCATCCGTTTGACATTAAGCCGGCGACATTCCGTTCAGTACAAAGTTCTCGGTCCAATTATGAATCCGACGACCGACGACAAGATGAAGATACTATTCAATGGACGGCGAAGGAGCGAGTACCAAGAGTAATCGATACAGGGAAGACGGATAATAGAGTGCAAGGAAACCAGAAGATTGCATCTAGAAAGGCAATATCGATAATTCTTCGTAGGGAGGCCACGAAGGCCGTCATAGAGAAGAAGATTGGAAACTCCAAGAAACTTTTGCCAAGGACTGTCCTCGAAGCCTTGCACGAACGCATCACTGCTTTGCGTTGGGAATCGGCTCTCAAGGTATACGGTTCTTCAATTTTCTGTTAATCTCTTTTTCTTTAggtcaaattcataaacgaacaTACGAGATTTATTGTTATATTGATGATGAATTAGATGAAGAAACAGGAATGCACACTAGGATCTTATACGTGATGAAGTAAGCATCAAATTAGGATTCATACTACAGGAGCAGGTTTTGCGTTAGTAATTATATCTACTATGAGTGAGATTTGAAGAAGAACGAAAAGAATTCACATTGTTGTGAATTTTTGCTCTTATTTTAGGATCTCAATTAGAACAAAACTGGAATTTCTGACAAAGAAAGATTACTGGCTCAGTGCAATCAATTAGATGAATAAACAGGAATGTGAAGTGTTTCTGTTGATGAAAATGCACACTACTCTTTGTTTTGATGTATGATAAATTTTCTAACCTGATGAATAAAGCATCAAATTAGGATTCATACTACAGGAGCGGGTTTTGCGTTAGTAATTGTATCTACTATGAGTGAGGTGTGAAGAAGAACGAAAAGAATCCAATATTGTGGTGAATTTTCGCTCTTATTTTAGGATCTCAATTAGAACAAAATTGGAATTTCTGACAAAGAAAGATTACTGGCTCAGTGCATACATATGAATGTTTCTTCTTCGCTTTCTATCTTAGTGGCGATTTTCTGTTTGTCCAGGTATTCGAGTTACTGCGAGAGCAGCTTTGGTACCGGCCAAATCCTGGTATTTACATAAAGTTAATCATCATGCTTGGAAAATGTAAGCAACCAAATAGAGCTCAAGACTTATTTCAGGATATGGTTGATGAAGGGTGCATCATCAATCATGAATCTTATACTGCTCTATTATCCGCCTATAGTAGGAGTGGCTTATTTGAGAAGGCATTTTCTATTCTTGAAGAGATGAAGAATATGGATTACTGCAAACCTGATGTGCATACATATTCCATCCTTATTAAATCATGCCTGCAAGTTTTCGACTTTGACAAAGTTCAATATTTGCTTTATGATATGGAATCTCAAGGAATCAAGCCGAATACTGTTACATACAATACTTTGATTGATGCATATGGAAAGGCTAGAAGGTACATTTTGTTTTACTTTATTGGTCTTTCTTTAAATGTAGGGTAGTAAGTATGCATTAAAATgtgatgaagatggtgaagattTGCATTTATGAATGATTAGTTTAATGGTAGCTGTTGGGATTTGCTCAAATTATTCATGGTTGATAAGCATAATGTCGTGACCCTAGCACGTCAACCAGGTGTTGCATTCTCACAAGATGTGTCACTCTAAAGAGATTAGAAAGAGACTTATGCTATGTTTGGATGTGtataattggaattagaattccaattcTATAAGAactagaattgaattacaattcaatccTTGGAAATCATAAAATTGTATTTCATAAGTAGTTTCggtttaaaaaatcatatacattcaattccattggaattttaatttaaattctaattccTTATTTGAAGTCATCAAACAAACAAGTTATTGGTATTGAACCCAATGCTAATTCTATCTTCAATTGCGCCCAAACCAAATACAGAGATTTGAGAAGTATTGTTAAATTGCAAGAATACTGTGTTGCTACACTTGCCTGTTTACAATTTGTGAGAGTTTGAGTAGTGTATATACAAATGGAGACCAATAGACTTATCTATAGAGTGGTGGCAAGACtagggccttgtttgatctag
This is a stretch of genomic DNA from Impatiens glandulifera chromosome 4, dImpGla2.1, whole genome shotgun sequence. It encodes these proteins:
- the LOC124936601 gene encoding pentatricopeptide repeat-containing protein At5g48730, chloroplastic gives rise to the protein MASTLSSSSIPFPLPGNHHPFDIKPATFRSVQSSRSNYESDDRRQDEDTIQWTAKERVPRVIDTGKTDNRVQGNQKIASRKAISIILRREATKAVIEKKIGNSKKLLPRTVLEALHERITALRWESALKVFELLREQLWYRPNPGIYIKLIIMLGKCKQPNRAQDLFQDMVDEGCIINHESYTALLSAYSRSGLFEKAFSILEEMKNMDYCKPDVHTYSILIKSCLQVFDFDKVQYLLYDMESQGIKPNTVTYNTLIDAYGKARRFGEMETTIIKMLREGECKPDTWTMNSALRAFGGSGQIETMEKCYDKFQSSGIQPSIKTFNILLDSYGKVGEYEKMSAVMEYMQKYHYSWTLVTYNIVIDAFGRGGDLKQMEFLFRLMKSERIKPNCITLCSLVRAYGNAGKADKIGGVLRFIESSDITLDLVFFNCLIDAYGMMGCLAEMKQVLEMMEKKGCKPDKVTYRTMIKVYSLSGMISHAKELRKFLVSPKEEPS